From the Buteo buteo chromosome 1, bButBut1.hap1.1, whole genome shotgun sequence genome, one window contains:
- the PACRGL gene encoding PACRG-like protein isoform X1, protein MSSGIQIKPKTAVQKSKTSSPLSCSPEPAIKPQPKPSDKLNPKTIDPFGAYSRPPSAFAAIYAKGGIPCRLVHGSVKHKLQWECLPETVPFDPLLVTLAEGLRETKHPYTFVSKEGFKELLMVEGATEKAIPLLPRLVPVLKAALAHSDDEVFGRGLDALVQLSAVVGPSLNDHLKHLLTNLSRRLMDKKFREKITVALQKLEQYGGKATVAIIKSKIPTYCSISS, encoded by the exons ATGTCATCAGGCatccaaataaaaccaaagacTGCAGTACAGAAAAGCAAGACATCTTCTCCTTTGTCGTGTTCTCCAGAACCTGCAATTAAACCACAGCCAAAGCCTAGTGACAAGCTGAATCCTAAAACTATTGATCCG TTTGGTGCTTATTCTCGACCACCTTCTGCATTTGCTGCTATATACGCTAAAGGTGGCATTCCATGCag GTTAGTGCATGGCTCAGTAAAGCACAAACTGCAATGGGAATGCCTTCCTGAAACTGTTCCCTTTGATCCTCTTCTTGTGACATTGGCAGAG GGTCTAAGAGAGACAAAACATCCCTATACATTTGTTTCAAAGGAGGGTTTTAAAGAATTACTTATGGTTGAAGGTGCTACTGAAAAAGCAATTCCCTTGTTGCCTCGTCTGGTTCCAGTGTTAAAGGCTGCATTG GCCCATTCAGATGATGAAGTATTCGGAAGGGGATTGGATGCTTTAGTTCAACTGAGTGCTGTTGTTGGCCCATCTCTTAATGATCATCTCAAGCATCTACTCACAAAT CTTTCAAGGAGATTAATGGACAagaaatttagagaaaaaattaCCGTTGCTTTACAAAAGTTGGAACAATATGGTGGAAAG GCAACTGTGGCTATCATAAAATCTAAAATTCCAACCTATTGTTCTATCTCCTCTTGA
- the PACRGL gene encoding PACRG-like protein isoform X2, producing the protein MSSGIQIKPKTAVQKSKTSSPLSCSPEPAIKPQPKPSDKLNPKTIDPFGAYSRPPSAFAAIYAKGGIPCRLVHGSVKHKLQWECLPETVPFDPLLVTLAEGLRETKHPYTFVSKEGFKELLMVEGATEKAIPLLPRLVPVLKAALAHSDDEVFGRGLDALVQLSAVVGPSLNDHLKHLLTNLSRRLMDKKFREKITVALQKLEQYGGKDLPLLKDTFCCY; encoded by the exons ATGTCATCAGGCatccaaataaaaccaaagacTGCAGTACAGAAAAGCAAGACATCTTCTCCTTTGTCGTGTTCTCCAGAACCTGCAATTAAACCACAGCCAAAGCCTAGTGACAAGCTGAATCCTAAAACTATTGATCCG TTTGGTGCTTATTCTCGACCACCTTCTGCATTTGCTGCTATATACGCTAAAGGTGGCATTCCATGCag GTTAGTGCATGGCTCAGTAAAGCACAAACTGCAATGGGAATGCCTTCCTGAAACTGTTCCCTTTGATCCTCTTCTTGTGACATTGGCAGAG GGTCTAAGAGAGACAAAACATCCCTATACATTTGTTTCAAAGGAGGGTTTTAAAGAATTACTTATGGTTGAAGGTGCTACTGAAAAAGCAATTCCCTTGTTGCCTCGTCTGGTTCCAGTGTTAAAGGCTGCATTG GCCCATTCAGATGATGAAGTATTCGGAAGGGGATTGGATGCTTTAGTTCAACTGAGTGCTGTTGTTGGCCCATCTCTTAATGATCATCTCAAGCATCTACTCACAAAT CTTTCAAGGAGATTAATGGACAagaaatttagagaaaaaattaCCGTTGCTTTACAAAAGTTGGAACAATATGGTGGAAAG GATTTACCCTTGCTAAAAGATACTTTTTGCTGTTATTGA